From Zhongshania aliphaticivorans, one genomic window encodes:
- the ureE gene encoding urease accessory protein UreE — protein sequence MLECFEVASEGQGLAPEMSIVLNYQDRQRSRFRGKTRCGQDLSWYIERGQVLADGDILIAKNGEQISVVAAKETLSLVHTDDTLLFARAAYHLGNRHVPLQIDAGELRYQHDHVLDDMLRGLGLDVQVGEKPFHPENGAYHNSGAGSIHSHHHHD from the coding sequence ATGCTTGAGTGTTTTGAGGTAGCAAGTGAGGGCCAGGGTTTAGCGCCAGAAATGAGTATTGTGCTGAACTATCAAGATCGGCAGCGTAGTCGTTTTCGCGGTAAAACTCGCTGCGGTCAGGATTTGTCTTGGTATATTGAGCGGGGCCAGGTGCTTGCCGATGGCGATATTTTAATCGCCAAAAATGGCGAGCAAATATCGGTGGTGGCGGCTAAAGAAACTCTGTCGCTGGTTCACACTGACGACACCCTATTGTTTGCGCGGGCCGCCTACCACCTAGGCAATCGTCATGTGCCCTTGCAGATTGATGCGGGGGAATTGCGCTATCAGCACGACCATGTGCTGGACGATATGTTGCGCGGCTTAGGCTTAGACGTTCAAGTTGGCGAAAAGCCCTTCCACCCCGAGAACGGCGCCTACCATAATAGTGGCGCGGGCAGTATTCACAGCCACCATCATCATGACTAG
- a CDS encoding cytochrome b yields MPAKNTASRYGWLSIALHWSMALAVIGMFALGLWMRSLSYYDPWYKDGPAIHKSVGILLFVLLIIRVVWRNLNIRPDDDPALKVWERITAHLTHIALYGLMFALMIAGYFISTADGRAIEVFNWFSVPATIYDLPEQEDIAGEIHEILAWVLIALASVHALAALKHHFINRDTTLLKMLGRDAISASNHTINKKEAKQ; encoded by the coding sequence ATGCCAGCCAAGAATACCGCAAGCCGTTACGGTTGGCTTAGCATCGCTTTGCATTGGAGTATGGCGCTCGCGGTCATAGGCATGTTTGCCCTTGGGCTGTGGATGCGCAGTTTGTCCTATTACGACCCGTGGTACAAAGACGGCCCAGCCATCCATAAAAGTGTCGGTATATTACTGTTCGTCTTACTCATCATTCGCGTGGTTTGGCGCAATCTCAATATTCGCCCTGACGATGATCCTGCCCTTAAGGTCTGGGAGCGAATAACTGCTCACCTCACGCATATTGCGCTGTACGGTTTGATGTTTGCTCTGATGATTGCGGGCTACTTTATATCGACCGCCGATGGTCGCGCGATTGAGGTATTTAACTGGTTTAGCGTGCCGGCCACAATTTATGATCTGCCTGAGCAGGAAGATATCGCGGGCGAGATCCATGAGATATTGGCTTGGGTACTAATCGCACTAGCGAGCGTTCATGCGCTCGCCGCCTTAAAACACCATTTTATTAACCGTGACACGACTCTGCTAAAAATGCTGGGCCGCGACGCAATATCAGCAAGCAACCACACTATTAACAAAAAGGAAGCCAAACAATGA
- the urtD gene encoding urea ABC transporter ATP-binding protein UrtD: protein MSAVVKSPGFHSSELQSMLYLNGVTKSFDGFKAINNLSLDIAPGELRAIIGPNGAGKSTMMDIITGKTRPDSGEVRFRDSIDLTQYDEADIANLGIGRKFQKPTVIETLTVWENVELALAGNRSVIRALWHKLSSEQGDRINEVVKLVGLKAKTSELAGSLSHGQKQWLEIGMLIVQGPELLLVDEPAAGMTDQETMETAALLKEINREHTVVVVEHDMDFIKALDSKVTVLHEGSVLAEGRLEVVSANPRVIEVYLGR from the coding sequence ATGAGTGCCGTTGTAAAAAGTCCGGGCTTTCACAGCTCGGAACTCCAGAGCATGTTGTACCTCAACGGTGTGACCAAAAGTTTTGATGGTTTCAAAGCGATTAATAATTTGTCTTTAGATATTGCCCCGGGCGAATTGCGCGCAATTATCGGCCCTAACGGCGCAGGTAAAAGTACCATGATGGATATCATCACTGGAAAAACTCGGCCGGACTCGGGGGAAGTACGCTTTCGCGACAGCATTGACCTGACGCAATACGACGAAGCGGATATAGCCAACTTGGGTATTGGCCGTAAATTCCAAAAGCCCACGGTTATTGAAACCCTCACTGTTTGGGAAAACGTGGAACTGGCGCTGGCGGGTAATCGCAGTGTGATTCGCGCGCTCTGGCATAAGCTGAGCAGCGAGCAGGGCGACCGGATAAATGAAGTGGTTAAACTGGTCGGCCTAAAAGCAAAAACCAGCGAGTTAGCGGGCAGTCTTTCGCACGGTCAAAAGCAGTGGCTGGAAATAGGCATGTTGATTGTGCAGGGGCCGGAACTCTTGCTGGTCGACGAGCCAGCCGCGGGTATGACCGATCAAGAAACCATGGAAACCGCTGCACTACTAAAAGAAATTAACCGGGAGCACACCGTGGTGGTGGTCGAGCACGATATGGATTTCATTAAGGCGCTAGACAGTAAAGTTACCGTCCTACATGAAGGCAGTGTTTTGGCTGAGGGCCGCCTAGAAGTCGTGTCGGCTAATCCACGGGTGATTGAAGTCTATTTAGGACGTTAA
- the urtC gene encoding urea ABC transporter permease subunit UrtC, with translation MLNTKIFERSAIGRLLLADKAGSYLLMVLFAAMVLVPLCNLLMPEGSLLHIPTYIVVLLGKYLCYALLALALDLIWGYCGILSLGHGAFFALGGYAMGMHLMRQIGERGVYGNADLPDFMVFLNWTELPWYWYGFDNFFFAMFMVALVPAALAFVFGWLAFRSRVTGVYLSIITQAMTYALLLAFFRNDMGFGGNNGLTDFKDILGFNLQSDITRCVLFALSALSVMLAYILCRAIVSSKYGRVLVAIRDAESRTRFMGYRVEHFKLFVFVVSAILAGIAGALYVPQVGIINPGEFGPINSIEIVIWVAIGGRGTLFGAVIGAVAVNYAKTYFTGAFPEVWLFMLGALFVVSTLYLPKGIVGVVKQLQDRRAERNAPTSQGAES, from the coding sequence ATGCTGAATACAAAAATATTTGAACGCAGTGCCATTGGCCGTTTATTACTAGCAGATAAAGCGGGTAGCTATTTGTTAATGGTGTTGTTTGCCGCCATGGTGCTGGTGCCGCTGTGTAATTTGCTAATGCCCGAGGGCAGCTTATTGCATATTCCCACCTATATCGTGGTCTTGCTGGGCAAGTATCTGTGCTATGCCTTGCTCGCACTGGCGCTGGATTTAATCTGGGGCTATTGCGGAATTTTGAGTTTGGGCCACGGCGCGTTTTTCGCACTGGGCGGCTACGCCATGGGCATGCATTTAATGCGGCAAATCGGAGAGCGTGGCGTGTATGGCAATGCCGACTTGCCCGACTTTATGGTGTTTTTGAACTGGACTGAGCTGCCCTGGTATTGGTACGGCTTTGATAATTTCTTCTTCGCTATGTTTATGGTGGCCTTGGTACCTGCCGCATTGGCCTTTGTGTTTGGTTGGCTGGCATTTCGGTCGCGAGTAACCGGCGTGTATTTGTCGATTATTACCCAGGCCATGACCTATGCATTGCTGTTGGCTTTCTTCCGCAATGATATGGGCTTTGGCGGCAATAATGGCCTTACCGATTTTAAAGACATTCTCGGCTTTAATTTGCAGTCAGATATCACCCGCTGTGTGTTGTTCGCTTTGTCGGCGCTGAGCGTGATGCTCGCCTATATTTTGTGCCGCGCGATTGTGAGCAGTAAATACGGTCGGGTGTTGGTGGCAATACGCGATGCCGAAAGTCGCACACGCTTTATGGGTTATCGGGTTGAGCATTTTAAGCTCTTTGTGTTTGTGGTGTCGGCGATATTGGCTGGCATTGCGGGTGCTTTGTATGTGCCTCAGGTTGGTATAATCAACCCCGGCGAATTTGGGCCAATCAACTCTATTGAAATTGTTATTTGGGTAGCGATCGGTGGCCGCGGTACTTTGTTTGGCGCGGTCATCGGCGCGGTGGCAGTGAATTACGCTAAAACCTATTTTACCGGCGCCTTCCCCGAAGTATGGCTGTTTATGTTGGGGGCGCTGTTTGTGGTCAGCACTTTGTATTTACCTAAGGGCATAGTGGGCGTGGTTAAACAATTGCAAGATCGCCGCGCCGAGCGCAATGCACCCACGTCACAAGGAGCTGAATCATGA
- the urtE gene encoding urea ABC transporter ATP-binding subunit UrtE, with amino-acid sequence MLLVNEIDLYYGASQALRKVNISAEKGKVTCILGRNGVGKSSLARAITGRHPVRGGSIVLDGKDISAMAPADRARAGIAYVPQGREIFSQLTVQENLYTGYAPLKRSQRKISPEIFDLFPVLKSMLKRRGGDLSGGQQQQLAIARALITKPRLLVLDEPTEGIQPSIIKDIHNVITILRQQGEMAIVLVEQYFDFARELADYYAVMDRGEVILSGSGDEMVEEDVRRHMTV; translated from the coding sequence ATGTTGTTAGTCAATGAGATTGACCTCTATTACGGCGCTAGCCAAGCGCTGCGCAAAGTAAATATTAGCGCAGAGAAGGGCAAGGTGACCTGCATACTCGGCCGTAACGGTGTAGGTAAGTCCAGCTTGGCAAGAGCCATCACCGGTCGCCATCCGGTGCGTGGCGGCAGTATCGTACTTGATGGCAAAGACATTAGCGCGATGGCCCCGGCAGATCGCGCCCGCGCGGGCATTGCCTATGTGCCACAGGGCCGCGAAATTTTCTCTCAGCTCACCGTGCAAGAAAACCTTTATACCGGCTACGCGCCGCTCAAACGCAGCCAGCGTAAAATTAGCCCAGAAATATTTGATTTGTTTCCGGTGCTAAAAAGCATGCTCAAACGTCGCGGCGGCGATTTATCTGGCGGCCAACAACAGCAGTTGGCGATAGCTCGTGCCTTAATTACTAAGCCGCGTTTATTAGTATTAGATGAGCCGACAGAGGGGATACAGCCCTCTATTATTAAAGACATTCATAATGTCATTACCATCCTGCGTCAGCAGGGCGAGATGGCGATTGTCCTTGTAGAGCAATACTTTGATTTTGCCCGGGAGCTAGCAGATTACTACGCGGTAATGGATCGCGGCGAAGTAATATTATCTGGCAGTGGTGACGAAATGGTAGAAGAAGACGTACGGCGGCATATGACGGTGTAG
- a CDS encoding urease accessory protein UreF, protein MTSPLLHLMHLVSPALPVGAYAYSQGLEYAVERGWVKSLAGAEDWIGEVLSHSLGGLDLPVLQRLHTAWQAGVLDDVAYWNDYLQAARESKELLLEDVQMGEALLRLLVSLEVPNALAWPKGVAVSFATVFALAAQHWQVNSDDALSGFAWSWLENQVAAAIKLVPLGQTDGQRLLLALMPKLETSVSAAKTRDSDDLGVGLPGLAMASAQHETQYSRLFRS, encoded by the coding sequence ATGACTAGTCCATTACTGCATTTAATGCATCTCGTTAGTCCTGCCTTGCCGGTGGGGGCTTATGCCTACTCTCAGGGTTTGGAGTATGCGGTTGAGCGAGGCTGGGTTAAGAGTTTGGCGGGCGCAGAAGATTGGATTGGCGAGGTGTTAAGCCACAGCTTGGGTGGTTTAGATTTACCTGTCTTACAGCGTTTGCATACGGCATGGCAGGCTGGCGTGCTGGACGATGTCGCCTATTGGAATGACTATTTACAGGCGGCGCGTGAATCCAAGGAATTGTTATTAGAAGACGTGCAAATGGGCGAAGCCCTGCTGCGCTTATTAGTCTCTCTAGAAGTGCCCAATGCCTTGGCTTGGCCCAAAGGCGTGGCGGTAAGTTTTGCCACGGTATTCGCCTTGGCGGCCCAGCATTGGCAAGTTAATAGCGATGACGCGCTCAGCGGTTTCGCCTGGAGTTGGTTAGAGAATCAGGTGGCGGCGGCCATTAAATTGGTGCCGCTAGGGCAGACCGATGGTCAGCGCTTATTGTTGGCTTTAATGCCGAAATTGGAGACCAGTGTGAGTGCAGCGAAAACACGCGACAGCGATGATCTCGGTGTTGGTTTGCCGGGTTTGGCAATGGCCTCGGCTCAGCACGAAACCCAGTATTCACGTTTGTTTCGATCATAG
- the ureC gene encoding urease subunit alpha produces the protein MATIDRRAYADMYGPTVGDRLRLADTELWISVEKDFTTYGEEVKFGGGKVIRDGMGQSQLGGAHTPDTVITNALILDHWGVVKADVAIKAGRICAIGKAGNPDIQPNVDIIVGPCTEVIAGEGQILTAGAIDSHIHFICPQQIEEALMSGVTTMIGGGTGPATGTNATTCTPGAWHMGKMLQAAESFPMNLGFLGKGNASLPDSLEEQIKAGAMGLKLHEDWGTTPASIDCCLSVADKYDVQVAIHTDTLNESGFVEDTLAAFKGRTIHTYHTEGAGGGHAPDIIKACGAANVLPSSTNPTRPYTVNTVDEHLDMLMVCHHLDPNIPEDVAFADSRIRKETIAAEDILHDLGAFSMIASDSQAMGRVGEVVCRTWQTAHKMKVQRGPLAEDSADNDNFRARRYIAKYTINPAIAHGISHEVGSIEVGKLADLVLWKPAFFGIKPAMIIKGGAIAAAPMGDPNASIPTPQPVHYRMMFGAYGKACVQTSVSFVSQAAIDADIGTALGLDRPLVAVKNCRNVTKADMVLNNYQPVMEVDPDTYEVRADGQLLICEPATELPLAQRYCLF, from the coding sequence ATGGCTACGATAGATCGCCGCGCCTACGCGGATATGTACGGGCCCACAGTGGGCGACCGCCTGCGTTTGGCTGACACCGAGTTGTGGATCTCGGTAGAGAAGGACTTCACCACCTACGGCGAAGAAGTGAAGTTTGGTGGCGGCAAGGTCATTCGCGACGGCATGGGCCAGAGTCAGTTAGGCGGCGCCCATACCCCAGACACGGTGATTACTAATGCTTTGATATTAGATCATTGGGGCGTGGTTAAAGCCGATGTGGCGATAAAGGCCGGTCGAATTTGCGCCATTGGTAAAGCCGGTAATCCCGATATACAGCCCAATGTCGATATTATTGTTGGTCCCTGCACCGAGGTGATTGCCGGTGAAGGTCAGATCTTAACCGCCGGTGCCATCGATTCGCACATCCACTTTATTTGCCCTCAGCAAATTGAAGAGGCCTTGATGAGCGGCGTGACCACCATGATAGGTGGTGGCACCGGCCCCGCGACCGGCACCAATGCCACCACCTGTACGCCGGGTGCTTGGCATATGGGCAAAATGCTGCAAGCCGCCGAGAGCTTTCCCATGAACTTGGGCTTTCTCGGCAAGGGCAACGCCAGTTTGCCAGATTCGCTGGAAGAGCAAATTAAAGCCGGTGCCATGGGCTTAAAGCTCCACGAAGATTGGGGCACCACCCCAGCGTCTATCGATTGTTGTTTAAGTGTGGCGGACAAATACGATGTGCAGGTCGCAATTCACACCGACACCCTAAATGAGTCGGGCTTTGTCGAAGATACCCTCGCCGCCTTTAAGGGCCGCACCATTCATACCTATCACACCGAAGGCGCTGGTGGCGGTCACGCGCCGGATATTATCAAAGCCTGCGGCGCGGCCAATGTATTGCCGTCATCGACCAATCCGACGCGGCCCTATACGGTGAACACTGTGGACGAGCATTTGGATATGCTCATGGTCTGTCATCACCTTGATCCCAATATTCCCGAAGACGTGGCCTTTGCGGATTCCCGCATTCGCAAGGAAACCATTGCCGCTGAAGATATTCTGCATGACCTTGGCGCCTTCTCGATGATTGCCTCCGACTCCCAGGCTATGGGCCGAGTCGGCGAAGTGGTGTGTCGCACTTGGCAGACTGCTCACAAAATGAAAGTGCAGCGCGGTCCGCTGGCAGAAGACAGCGCAGATAATGATAATTTCCGCGCCCGTCGTTATATCGCCAAATACACGATTAATCCGGCCATTGCCCACGGTATTAGCCATGAGGTGGGTTCTATCGAGGTAGGTAAGCTTGCCGATTTGGTGTTGTGGAAACCAGCATTTTTCGGCATTAAACCCGCCATGATTATTAAAGGCGGCGCCATTGCCGCTGCGCCCATGGGCGATCCCAATGCGTCGATTCCCACCCCGCAGCCGGTGCATTACCGGATGATGTTCGGCGCCTATGGTAAAGCCTGCGTGCAGACTTCGGTGAGCTTTGTGAGTCAAGCGGCGATTGATGCCGATATTGGCACAGCGCTGGGTTTAGACCGGCCCTTGGTCGCGGTGAAAAACTGCCGCAATGTGACCAAGGCCGATATGGTCTTGAACAATTATCAGCCGGTGATGGAGGTCGACCCCGATACCTACGAGGTGCGTGCCGACGGCCAGCTATTAATTTGTGAACCCGCTACCGAGCTGCCCTTGGCCCAGCGCTATTGTTTGTTTTGA
- the urtA gene encoding urea ABC transporter substrate-binding protein has protein sequence MKTKSSIKAFAKHSSIVLAAATLSLSASIAQAADTIKVGVLHSLSGTMAISETTLKDTVLMLIEEQNKKGGLLGKKLEAVVVDPASNWPLFAEKTKELLEKDKVDVIFGCWTSVSRKSVLPVIEELNGLLFYPVQYEGEESSKNVFYTGAAPNQQAIPAVDYLMSSAGGSVKRWVLAGTDYVYPRTTNKILEAYLKSKGVAEKDIMINYTPFGHSDWQTIVSDIKKFGSQGKKTAVVSTINGDANVPFYKELANQGLSAEDIPVVAFSVGEEELSGFDTGPLVGHLAAWNYFMSADAEVNDAFIDKWLAYIGDAKRVTNDPMEATYIGFNMWVKAVEKAKTTKVDKVHDALIGISVPNLTGGVATMLPNHHLTKPVLIGEIQENGQFDIVWQTEAAVPGDAWTDFLPESAKLEADWQNPKIMCGNYNTETKKCSGQNY, from the coding sequence ATGAAAACAAAATCATCCATCAAGGCTTTCGCCAAACACAGCAGTATAGTGTTGGCGGCAGCGACCTTGTCGCTAAGCGCCTCGATTGCCCAGGCGGCAGACACCATCAAAGTCGGTGTTTTGCACTCTCTATCTGGCACCATGGCGATCAGTGAAACCACACTGAAAGACACGGTGCTGATGTTGATAGAAGAGCAAAACAAAAAAGGCGGCTTACTCGGTAAAAAATTAGAAGCGGTTGTGGTTGACCCCGCATCTAACTGGCCGCTGTTTGCTGAAAAGACCAAAGAGCTTTTAGAAAAAGATAAGGTCGATGTTATTTTCGGTTGCTGGACATCGGTATCGCGTAAATCAGTTTTGCCGGTTATTGAAGAGTTAAATGGTTTGTTGTTTTACCCCGTTCAGTACGAAGGCGAAGAGTCTTCTAAAAACGTTTTCTACACCGGCGCCGCGCCCAATCAGCAGGCAATACCTGCAGTTGATTATTTAATGAGTTCAGCGGGTGGTTCAGTAAAACGCTGGGTTTTGGCGGGTACCGACTACGTTTACCCACGCACCACCAACAAAATTCTTGAAGCCTACCTGAAAAGCAAAGGTGTGGCTGAAAAAGACATCATGATCAACTACACACCTTTCGGTCACTCCGACTGGCAGACCATTGTGTCCGATATTAAAAAATTCGGTTCACAGGGTAAAAAGACCGCGGTGGTTTCAACTATCAATGGTGACGCCAACGTACCGTTCTACAAAGAACTGGCTAACCAGGGCTTATCTGCTGAAGACATTCCGGTAGTAGCGTTCTCGGTTGGTGAAGAAGAGTTGTCTGGCTTCGATACTGGCCCATTGGTTGGTCACCTCGCCGCGTGGAACTACTTCATGAGTGCCGACGCCGAAGTGAACGATGCTTTCATTGATAAATGGCTGGCGTATATCGGCGACGCCAAGCGCGTTACCAACGACCCAATGGAAGCGACTTATATCGGCTTTAATATGTGGGTGAAAGCAGTCGAAAAAGCCAAGACCACTAAAGTCGATAAAGTACACGATGCCCTAATCGGAATTAGTGTTCCGAATTTGACTGGCGGCGTGGCTACTATGCTACCCAACCACCACCTGACCAAGCCTGTACTAATTGGTGAGATTCAAGAAAACGGCCAGTTCGATATCGTATGGCAAACCGAAGCGGCCGTTCCTGGTGATGCGTGGACTGACTTCCTGCCAGAGAGCGCTAAGCTTGAAGCAGATTGGCAGAATCCTAAAATCATGTGCGGTAACTACAATACCGAAACCAAGAAGTGCTCTGGTCAAAACTACTAA
- a CDS encoding YceI family protein, with protein sequence MKRLLAIGFTALLSFSGALHATEYKIDTAGAHAFINFKIKHLGYSWLYGRFNEFEGRFNYDPAKPDASSVDVTIKTASVDSNHAERDKHLRGKDFLAVDKYPTATFKSTSFKALGDGKAELKGTLTLHGVSKPVTIAVSEIGGGKDPWGGYRQGFHGTTEIALKDFGIDFDLGPASQIVELTLDVEGIAQSMM encoded by the coding sequence ATGAAACGTCTACTCGCGATTGGATTTACCGCTTTATTGAGTTTTAGTGGCGCGCTTCATGCCACCGAATACAAAATTGACACCGCCGGTGCACATGCGTTTATCAATTTTAAAATTAAGCACTTGGGCTATAGCTGGCTGTATGGTCGCTTTAATGAGTTTGAGGGTAGATTTAATTACGATCCCGCCAAGCCAGATGCATCGTCAGTCGATGTCACTATTAAAACTGCCAGCGTCGACAGTAATCACGCTGAGCGCGACAAGCATTTGCGCGGCAAAGATTTTCTTGCGGTAGACAAATACCCGACAGCGACCTTTAAAAGCACGAGTTTCAAGGCCTTAGGTGACGGTAAAGCGGAGCTAAAAGGCACTTTAACCCTGCATGGCGTCAGCAAGCCGGTAACGATTGCGGTTAGCGAGATTGGTGGCGGCAAAGACCCTTGGGGCGGCTACCGTCAGGGCTTTCACGGCACTACCGAAATTGCCTTGAAAGACTTTGGCATTGATTTTGACCTTGGCCCCGCATCACAAATTGTCGAGTTGACCTTGGATGTCGAAGGTATTGCGCAATCCATGATGTAA
- the urtB gene encoding urea ABC transporter permease subunit UrtB, translated as MKLTHIDTHSVFRFILFCLVIILPMQSTAAPIAMAGQTKIQSEDAALLLNELITAKSTEDKINLINMIANSNLPQRVAVLEALQSGDLYYTKKAKQLVYAHSHADGYSAVAVIGSEDLGVVGSRAVRKISINNELRTVLRGVLAEIALRSEDSAVRLQAAKNLVRSPSPEFLHAIERALVMETDTKVIESLRLAAAMVNLNSDEQVLRLEAIESFRGTLDSDAMSILAAMQLTDSDGNYTEKDDLVRESAAAVLKEMRSEAKIYKLIENTFFGLSLGSVLLLTAVGLAITFGVMGVINMAHGEMMMLGAYTTYVIQLLMPNYIDYSIIVAIPAAFMVSGLVGIVIERGIIRHLYGRPLETLLATFGVSLILQQAVRSIFSPLNKSVTAPSWLSGSLEINGALSLTYNRLYIIAFSLIVLLLLVFLLKKTFVGLQMRAVTQNRAMANSMGIRTGWVDALTFGLGSGIAGIAGVALSQLTNVGPNLGQSYIIDSFMVVVFGGVGNLFGTFFAAMSLGVANKFLEPFAGAVLAKIFVLVFIILFIQWRPRGLFALKGRSVED; from the coding sequence ATGAAGCTGACGCATATCGATACGCATTCCGTATTCCGATTTATTCTATTTTGCTTAGTCATTATATTGCCTATGCAAAGCACTGCCGCGCCGATTGCGATGGCAGGCCAAACTAAAATACAAAGTGAAGATGCTGCGCTTTTGCTGAATGAACTCATTACGGCAAAAAGTACAGAAGACAAAATTAACTTAATAAATATGATTGCCAACTCAAATTTGCCACAGCGCGTTGCTGTGCTTGAGGCGCTGCAGTCTGGTGATTTGTACTACACCAAAAAAGCGAAACAATTGGTATACGCTCATAGTCACGCCGATGGCTACAGCGCGGTCGCGGTTATTGGCAGTGAAGATCTCGGCGTAGTGGGCAGTCGCGCAGTGCGTAAAATTAGCATTAATAATGAGCTGCGCACGGTATTGCGCGGTGTGCTGGCTGAAATTGCACTGCGCAGCGAAGACAGTGCTGTGCGATTGCAGGCCGCCAAAAACTTGGTGCGCAGCCCGTCACCGGAATTTTTGCACGCTATTGAACGTGCACTGGTAATGGAAACTGATACCAAGGTAATCGAATCTTTGAGACTTGCCGCGGCGATGGTGAATTTGAATTCCGATGAACAGGTATTGCGTTTGGAGGCCATCGAATCTTTTCGCGGCACCCTCGACAGCGATGCCATGTCGATTCTTGCCGCCATGCAGCTAACCGATAGCGACGGAAACTATACCGAAAAAGACGACTTGGTAAGGGAGTCGGCTGCTGCCGTGTTAAAGGAAATGCGCAGCGAAGCAAAAATTTACAAATTAATTGAGAATACGTTTTTTGGCTTGAGCTTAGGGTCGGTGCTGTTACTTACCGCCGTGGGTTTGGCGATTACCTTCGGCGTTATGGGCGTTATTAATATGGCCCATGGCGAAATGATGATGCTGGGAGCGTACACCACCTATGTCATCCAATTACTCATGCCAAACTATATTGATTACTCGATTATTGTCGCCATTCCCGCCGCGTTTATGGTGTCGGGTTTAGTGGGAATTGTGATTGAGCGGGGTATTATTCGTCATTTATACGGGCGTCCGCTAGAGACTTTGTTGGCTACCTTCGGTGTGAGCCTGATTTTGCAGCAAGCCGTGCGCAGTATTTTCTCACCGCTAAACAAATCGGTTACCGCGCCAAGTTGGCTCAGTGGCTCGCTAGAAATTAACGGCGCGCTGTCACTGACCTATAACCGTCTATACATCATTGCCTTCAGTTTAATCGTGTTATTGCTGCTGGTGTTTTTGTTAAAGAAAACCTTTGTCGGTTTGCAGATGCGCGCCGTTACGCAGAACCGCGCTATGGCCAATTCCATGGGCATACGTACCGGTTGGGTAGACGCCTTAACCTTTGGTTTAGGTTCCGGCATTGCCGGTATTGCCGGAGTGGCCTTGAGCCAGCTCACCAATGTCGGTCCCAACCTCGGTCAGTCATATATTATCGACTCCTTTATGGTGGTGGTGTTTGGCGGGGTGGGTAATTTATTTGGCACTTTCTTCGCGGCGATGAGCCTCGGGGTAGCCAATAAATTCTTAGAGCCTTTTGCGGGTGCGGTACTGGCCAAGATCTTTGTGCTGGTGTTCATCATTCTGTTTATTCAGTGGCGGCCTCGCGGTTTGTTCGCTCTTAAAGGCCGCTCGGTAGAGGATTAA
- the ureG gene encoding urease accessory protein UreG, translating into MKKPALRLGIGGPVGSGKTALVKTLCAELRERFDIAVITNDIYTREDAEFLLRHEVLDQERILGVETGGCPHTAIREDASMNLSAVAELSGRFPDLDLIMIESGGDNLAATFSPELSDLTIYVIDVSAGDKIPRKGGPGITRSDLLIINKTDLAPLVGADLNVMDRDAKRMRGDKPFIFSNLKDGSGVAAIVDFIVEQGMLGA; encoded by the coding sequence ATGAAAAAGCCTGCATTGCGGCTTGGTATTGGCGGCCCAGTAGGTTCTGGGAAAACCGCCCTAGTTAAAACCCTGTGCGCCGAGTTGCGCGAGCGCTTCGACATCGCGGTCATCACCAACGATATCTACACCCGTGAAGACGCCGAGTTTTTGCTGCGCCACGAGGTGCTGGATCAAGAGCGGATTCTCGGCGTGGAAACTGGCGGCTGCCCCCATACTGCAATCCGCGAAGACGCCTCGATGAATTTGTCAGCAGTGGCTGAGCTCAGTGGCCGCTTTCCCGATTTAGACTTAATCATGATCGAGAGCGGCGGCGATAATTTAGCGGCAACCTTTAGCCCCGAGTTGTCGGACTTAACCATCTATGTGATCGACGTTTCAGCGGGGGATAAAATCCCCCGCAAAGGCGGGCCGGGTATTACCCGCTCAGATTTATTGATTATTAATAAAACTGATTTGGCTCCCTTGGTGGGTGCCGACCTCAATGTAATGGATCGCGATGCCAAGCGCATGCGTGGCGACAAACCGTTTATTTTTAGCAATTTAAAAGACGGCAGCGGCGTTGCCGCAATTGTTGATTTTATTGTTGAGCAGGGCATGCTCGGCGCTTGA